In one window of Pseudomonas sp. IAC-BECa141 DNA:
- the motD gene encoding flagellar motor protein MotD: MARRRQHEEHVNHERWLVSYADFITLLFAFFVVMYSISSINEGKYKIISEALIGVFTDSDRALKPIPIGEERPKTVTPAKPLVKDAEQVDAGIAGASDPLKSIADDISAAFGDLIASNQMTVRGNELWVEIELNSSLLFGSGDAMPSDIAFNIIDKVAAILKPFDNPIHVEGFTDDQPIRTAQYPTNWELSSARSASIVRMLAMQGVNPGRLASVGYGEFQPVANNATAEGRAKNRRVVLVVSRNLDVRRSLTGTGTANATPDAALKRAGTQTAPTPVKTPGRESAVNSPSPALIR, translated from the coding sequence ATGGCACGTCGTCGCCAGCATGAAGAGCACGTAAACCATGAACGTTGGCTGGTTTCCTACGCCGACTTCATCACCTTGCTCTTTGCCTTTTTCGTGGTGATGTACTCCATCTCGTCGATCAACGAAGGCAAGTACAAGATCATCTCCGAAGCGCTGATCGGGGTCTTCACCGACTCCGACCGCGCGCTCAAGCCGATTCCGATCGGTGAAGAACGACCGAAGACCGTGACCCCGGCCAAGCCGCTGGTCAAGGACGCCGAACAGGTCGACGCCGGCATCGCCGGGGCCAGCGATCCGCTCAAAAGCATCGCCGATGACATCAGCGCCGCATTCGGCGACCTGATCGCAAGCAACCAGATGACCGTGCGCGGCAACGAGCTGTGGGTCGAGATCGAACTCAACTCCAGCCTGTTGTTCGGCAGCGGTGATGCGATGCCGAGCGACATCGCGTTCAACATCATCGACAAGGTCGCGGCGATCCTCAAACCGTTCGATAACCCGATCCACGTCGAAGGCTTCACCGACGATCAACCGATCCGCACCGCGCAGTACCCGACCAACTGGGAATTGTCCTCGGCGCGTTCGGCGAGCATCGTGCGCATGCTGGCGATGCAGGGCGTGAACCCTGGGCGTCTGGCCTCGGTGGGCTACGGCGAATTTCAGCCGGTTGCCAACAACGCCACGGCCGAAGGCCGGGCGAAGAACCGTCGCGTGGTGCTGGTGGTGTCGCGCAATCTCGATGTGCGCCGCAGCCTGACCGGCACCGGAACCGCCAATGCAACACCGGACGCCGCGTTGAAGCGTGCTGGCACACAAACTGCACCGACCCCGGTCAAGACGCCGGGACGCGAGAGTGCCGTCAATTCTCCGTCGCCCGCATTAATACGCTGA
- a CDS encoding flagellar motor protein, producing MDVLSLIGIIMAFVAIIGGNYLEGGHLGALANGPAALIVLGGTIGAALLQSPMSAFKRAMQILAWIFFPPRVDLAGGIDRVVNWSLTARKEGLLGLEGVADAEPDAYSRKGLQLLVDGAEPEAIRSILEVDFYTQEARDVEAAKVFESMGGYAPTIGIIGAVMGLIHVMGNLADPSQLGNGIAVAFVATIYGVASANLVLLPVAAKLKSIALRQSRYREMLLEGILSIAEGENPRSIELKLQGFMD from the coding sequence ATGGATGTTCTAAGCCTTATCGGGATCATCATGGCGTTCGTCGCCATCATCGGCGGCAACTACCTTGAAGGTGGTCACCTCGGCGCGCTGGCCAACGGCCCGGCGGCGCTGATCGTGCTCGGTGGCACCATCGGTGCCGCGCTGCTGCAATCGCCGATGAGCGCGTTCAAGCGCGCCATGCAGATTCTGGCCTGGATCTTTTTCCCGCCGCGTGTGGATCTGGCGGGCGGCATCGACCGCGTCGTCAACTGGAGCCTCACCGCCCGCAAGGAAGGTCTGCTGGGCCTGGAAGGCGTGGCGGATGCCGAGCCCGACGCTTACTCGCGCAAAGGTCTGCAACTGCTGGTCGACGGCGCCGAGCCGGAAGCGATCCGCAGCATCCTCGAAGTGGATTTCTACACTCAGGAAGCCCGCGATGTCGAAGCGGCCAAAGTGTTTGAAAGCATGGGTGGCTACGCGCCGACCATCGGCATCATCGGTGCGGTGATGGGCCTGATCCACGTGATGGGCAACCTGGCCGATCCGTCGCAGCTGGGCAACGGGATTGCGGTCGCGTTCGTCGCTACCATCTACGGTGTGGCCAGTGCCAACCTGGTATTGCTGCCGGTTGCCGCCAAGCTCAAGTCAATCGCGTTGCGACAGTCGCGTTATCGCGAAATGTTGTTGGAAGGGATCCTGTCGATCGCTGAAGGTGAAAACCCACGCTCCATCGAGTTGAAGCTTCAGGGCTTCATGGATTAA